The Myxococcota bacterium DNA window CACGAGGAGAGCGCATGCGTGAGTACGAGTTCGTCTACGTGATCCAGCCCGACGCGACCGTCGAGCGCGAGACCGAGATCCACGGCCGCATCGACGGGGTCATCAGCGACCACAAGGGGCGCCTGCTCCTGCGCGACGACTGGGGCAAGCGGCGCCTCGCCTACGAGATCCGCAAGTTCCAGAAGGGTCACTACTTCCAGGTGAACTTCCTGGGCCTGGGCAAGGAGGTCGCCGAGATCGAGCGCCTGATGCGCATCGACGCCGACATCCTGCGCTACCTGTCGGTGCTCGCGAACGACGAGGTGAAGGACATCGAGACCCGCGTCATCGAGGCCGCGAAGCAGGCCGAAGAGCAGGCGCGGCGCCGCGCAGAACGCGAGAAGGAGCGCGCCGAGCGCGAGGAGCGCGAGCGCGAACGCGAGCGCAACGGCGGCGGCCCGCTCGACGACGACGACGATGCGCGATTCGACGATCGCGGTGACCGCGGCGACCGCTTCGGCCGCGACGACGACGAGGAGTAAGTCATGGTCGAAGTGATTGCGAAGCGCCCGCAGAAGAAGCGCCGCCGCACCGGCCGCAAGATGTTCTCGCGCCACAAGGTCTGCCGCTTCTGCGCGGACAAGGAGCTCGAGATCGACTACAAGGACGCCAAGACGCTGCGCATCTTCCTGACGGAGCGCTCGAAGATCATCCCGCGCCGCATCAGCGGGAACTGCGCGCGCCACCAGCGCAAGCTGACCACCGAGATCAAGCGCTCGCGCCACCTCGCGCTCCTGCCGTACACGTCGGCGCACACCTAGCGGAGGCTTCATGGCCACGATGGAAGTGATCCTCACCGAAGACATCCACCGCCTGGGCAACGCGGGCGACGTGGTGAAGGTGAAGGCCGGCTTCGGCCGCAACTACCTG harbors:
- the rpsF gene encoding 30S ribosomal protein S6; translation: MREYEFVYVIQPDATVERETEIHGRIDGVISDHKGRLLLRDDWGKRRLAYEIRKFQKGHYFQVNFLGLGKEVAEIERLMRIDADILRYLSVLANDEVKDIETRVIEAAKQAEEQARRRAEREKERAEREERERERERNGGGPLDDDDDARFDDRGDRGDRFGRDDDEE
- the rpsR gene encoding 30S ribosomal protein S18 — protein: MVEVIAKRPQKKRRRTGRKMFSRHKVCRFCADKELEIDYKDAKTLRIFLTERSKIIPRRISGNCARHQRKLTTEIKRSRHLALLPYTSAHT